Within Anolis sagrei isolate rAnoSag1 chromosome X, rAnoSag1.mat, whole genome shotgun sequence, the genomic segment tttcaagattttaaacagttcagctgggatcccatcatctacTGCTGCCTTGTGATTAGCAAtacttcttaaggcccattcaacctcactcctcaggatgtcaaGTTCTAATTCACGCACCACACTGTCatagctatcctcgatattatcatccttcctatacagatcttctttatagtcttgccaccttctcttgatctcttctgctttctgttaggtccttgccatctttgttttggaTCATAcccattttcccctgaaatttacctccagtgtttctaattttctggaagaggtctcttgtccttcatattctagtagtagtagtagtagtagtagtagtagtagtagtaacaaaaaccccagaggccattaagtccaacacccttctgccatgcaggaaaagcaaaatcaaaacaccctcaagagatggccatctagctttttaataataataataataataggatcatagagttggaagagaccctagagcaggggtccccaaactttttaaacagagggccaggtcacagtccctcaaactgttggagggccggattataatttgaagaaaaaaaacatgaatgaattcctatgcacactgcacatatcttatttgtagtgcaaaaaaacccacttaaaacaatactgtaattaaaatgaagaacaatttgaacaaatataaacttattagtatttcaatgggaagtgtggggctgcttttggctgatggagaTAGGATCGTTGTCGTtgtcgttgtgtgctttcaagtcgcttcACACTTAgtttgatcctgagtgagggccgggtaaatgaccttggagggccgtttccgggccttagtttgaggacccctgccctagagccacctagtccaacacccttctgccatgcaggaaaaacacaaagcaccccaacagatggccattcagcctctgcatcataataataatcctagtgttggaagggactccaagggccatccagtgcaacccccttctgccatgcaggaaaaacacaatcaaagcaccccccaacagatggccattcagcttctgcatcataataataatcctagtgttggaagggactccaagggccatccagcccaacccccttctgcgatgcaggaaaaacacaatcaaagcaccccccaacagatggccatcgagccaTTATAATAATAGCTGAAACCGCAGAGGCCATACagtcaaacccccttctgccaaggcCTCcatggagcacaatttgagaacctTTGCACTATAGGATCCATATATCCCACATAAAGGTGGACTACAAGCTATTAGGAACattcggttcttgtgggttttttcgggctatagagccatgttctagaggcatttctcctgacatttcgcctgcatctatggcaagcatcctcagaggtactacctctgaggatgcttgccatagatgcaggcgaaacgtcaggagaaatgcctctagaacatggctctatagcccgaaaaaacccacaagaacctagtgattccagccatgaaagccttcgacaatacattattaggaACATCATTCTGCATCGGGATAATGAGGCTGAGGATAGACTCCAGGCCCATTTGCTTTCCTACAatctcccagagccctggaattTTTTGCAGAAATAACCAACTCAAAACTCAGTTcacatgtcaaagcaaaacaatatcCGAGCAATGATTCGTATTTCAAAAAAAATGCATAAGTAGGTTTGCTTGTAAGTCAAGGTTTCACTGTATTCCCGCCGATCTTGGGGTTTCTGCTCTATTTTTACGCCCCAAAGGAGGAAAACAATCACCCAATGGTGATCGCAGCCTCATTCCTGCCTTTGCTCTGGAGAAAAAGATGGAGATAAAGACACGGCACACACATTCATTTCTGTACAATTTCTGGTTTTTTATTGGTGtgtcaaccccctccccccacaaaaaaaatcctcaaaaaaGCAGCAATAGCCAACTAACAAACCTGAGCAGAATTGATCCTCCCGTTTTGAGAGTTCCCCCAACCAACCCCACCCTGAGAGCAAGGaagaatgcctttttaaaaagatgcacaGAAATGTTCTACATCACATTATAAATAATTATCCTCGTTCCTTATATCCAAACGGCAGCTGATTTGGGAGTGTAAAGAAGGGAAGCGAGGTGCTGGGTTTAGGCTGCTGCACGTTCTGCTGTTTGGAGccaagtctaataataataaaaattgattttaaaaaatgagctgTGAGTGCCTCACAACGGCGAAAAGAGGGGGTCCTCCACGTCTGACGGTGTCAATTTCGGGTGGAACGAAGGGATGGTGACTCCAAAATCTAAGAGAAAAGAGTGAAAGGTGAAACAGTGACAACATAATCAGAAACACAAGAAATCCAAATGGAAGGAAAGCGAATATGGAGAAAAGATGGTAGAGTTCAATATGTTGTCTTTGTATTACAGAGCCGGCTCTCCATATCAACAGATTCTGCATTCACAGCTGGgaaatatatatctatctatacacctAATAAAAATGTATGAATGTGGCtgggggtgtccacttacacagacaagctcctgccacAAATACTATAGCTCCCACtcttcaggagacaccaaaggacCTCCGTCCAATGacagtgagcgccatgaacatgtccaaaagCCCTGCCAgtatcctccacaaacaccatcctgcccaccacccatgtgaaggctttcatatggggaccattccatcctagattttatgtgtttcccccaccagacatcccagtgtttctttctccattggtgtggaatttgcatgactgcccactgtctctcccttaaccctttcctattcttttctatggcacacagcaaacggGGGAATTGATCCACAACTGACTGTACTAGAGAAGTTTGGATAGAATTCACCGTGGTTTATAGGAGTTATAGGTCCTGGGATgtctagttcacctgcaatctaagagcactctgaactccaccaacaatggacctggaactcactcggcacacagaagctccatcaccaacaaaacatactggaggcctttggggggatttagaggagttgtagttcacctaaatccagagagagcactacaaacccaaacaatgatggatctggaccaaacttggcatgcatacccaatatgcccaaatttgaatactgatgggttttgaGGCGAATtgacctggacattttggagttgtaggtcctgggatgtctagttcacctgcaatctaagagcattctgaactccaccaacgatggacctggaactcactCGTCACACAGAAGCTCCatcaccaacaaaacatactggaggcctttggggggatttagaggagttgtagttcacctaaatccagagagagcactacaaacccaaacaatgatggatctggaccaaacttggcatgcatacccaatatgcccaaatttgaatactgatgggttttgaGGCGAATtgacctggacattttggagttgtaggtactgggatttctagttcacctgcaatcattgagcactctgaacccaaccaaagttggaattggaccaaacttggcacacacagtccccatgaccaacagaaaatatttggaggtatttggggaaaattcagcTTGAtttaagggagttgtagttcacctacatccagagagcactgtgaatctggaccaaacttggcacgcagacctGATCTGCCAATATTTGATTATTTGAGGGAAAAGCATTTAGAATTTGGGCATGGAACGAATTAGATTCcaaagtcaaggtatcactgtatatgACTACGAGACTGTGAACGACTGCGTTCACAGATATTCTGTGGAGAGGCCTTTGGCGGCTATGACCTTAAACATTCCCTTTTCTCATACTTACCCATTTCGCCATCCAGGCGCCCGGGGGGAGAGGGGTTCTTGCGGTGCTCCTCCGTGTGCTGAGTCATCTCCTCCCGGGAAGCCGTGGAGTAGGGGCACTGCAGGCAGTTGTAGCGGCCCCGGGTGTGCTCCCACACAATGCGGCTGTTGGAGGAATGCCCTGCCAGAAGACAACACACAACAAGCCTGAAACTCTCTGACACTTGGGTGCTCGAAATCTCCGGCCCTTTGGGAGAATGGCCCAAGGGTCCAcagggcctcttccaactctatgatccaatgcaagggtgtcataaggaagagggagcaggtttgttttccgctgcccttgaaactaggacttgaagcaatggcttcaaatgacagggaaggtGATTCCACCTGCATATTAGGAAGAAGctcctgtaagagctgttcagcagtggaacttgccactttgagtcccatccatgtgtgaaaagcaggataaaagtaaattaataataataagaagaagaacaacaactctGCCTCGgcgtctggtggaagctccttccttggaggcttgtaaacaaaggctggatggccatctgtcatgggtgctttgattgtacttttcctgcatggcagaagggggttggactagatgtcccacgtggtctcttccaactctattattctatgattctataatgattAGTCAGTTGATTATCATGCCTGAGTTGGCTTCCTGTCACTTGGGGTCACCGACAGGAGATGCAACCCTCTCTCAACCAAGACCCGCTCCCTCAACCAAAGACCCAAGCCATTAACAGATTCCCCTGAAACTGTTTGTGGCCCACCTTGGCTTTTCTTCCAGATGGCATTGGAGACGGGGAGGCCTTGTCCGGGCAGGAAGGGCCGGAGGCGGTTCTGGACGGCCGTGGGAGACAAGCCATAGCCCGGTGGGTGCATGTAGGGCAGGAATGGACCTGGGACGGAGCCGGAGAACCTGTCCAGGGTGGACGGCCCAAAGAGGGACTGCTCCAACAATGGGAATGAGTGCGCAGCCGTTGAGGAGATTGGGCCTGGTTCCGTGGAGGAGCTGCCTATGTCGCCATGAAGCTCGATCGGCAACGAATCATCTGGGGCATCTTCCGTCACTTCCTTTTTCATAGGGAGTACGGTGTCCTTCCGGATGCTCTGCAAAACGCTCTGGAGCTTAGGCAGCTCTTCCAGCTCCTTCCCTGTGACAGAAGGGGGTTTCTCCGTGGGGAAAGAATGCCGGCTGGCGGCCGCATCTAAGCAGCTATGGAGGTGCTTGAAGAGCGAGCGGTGAGTCCGGAACCGGGACATGCAGTTCTCGCATCTGTGGGGGGCAAATAataacacttcatttatattccaccctatctcccctaggggactcagggaggatcgcAGTACACAAACATggctaacattcaatgccattttggacaGAGAcggacagaacagaaaggaggtatgttatgtcgatgtccagctttttggtgccttggaggttgtgtttgaatccagccacaggggagtgCTGTAGTTCTATCCTCTATGataaagagccatcaggacttcctccttccttttggtcaccgggcattttctgatctttttctttatggtagcATAAAATACTTCCCTCGCTCATTTAGCAGTAcccaatttctctacttacagcaaaagctgttttcgaactgctcaggcaagcagtgagctgggctgacagtcgggtgctcacATCGACCCGGGACTTCGAACTGGCAgcctttcggttggtagatcttatcatttctGGTGATttgccagctgtgctaaagctggtAAGAAAAGGGTGACGTCATTCCAAACCTTTTGTCATCTCCGGGTCATCCCTCAGTCTAcaagaggcatgggcaaacctgggccctccctccaggtgttttggatttcagctcccacaattctttacAGCTGGTAGaagctaaaatccaaaacacctaatatgcatgtgtgctgtgtgttgttatgtacatgtaaaagataataatataataatataatctatacatataataaaagtgaaaattacataataaaagtgaaaatgtgtatgcgtgtatgtggtggaggtgtccacttacacagactcccacctccacaaacagttaTAGTTCCCACTGAGCAGGAGACACCATTTCCCTCCCTCCACTGATATTGCAGgctatagtgagtgccatgaacatgtagcccaaaccctgccTATGTCCTCCACGAACACCATCCTGCCTCCCACACAAGTGAAGTCATTCatgcagggacaatttcatccttgatgttctgtttttcctccacatcccagggttcctttctctctccattgctctggaatttgcatgacctcgcCCAATgtctctctcttaaccctttcctaccctttcctatgttacacaacaaacagaggaattgatcagcaactcaacaagaagtttggggagaattcaccatgatttacaggagttgtacttgacctatatccagaaagcactgttaACCCAACCAACTaaggctctggaccaaacttgccacggatgatggaacttgcagtatcttcagatactgtgacccccactgacaatagactgggccaaacttggcacagagaagccccatgaccaactgaacatatttCAGGGTTTGTGGGAATGGAcctggattttgggagttatagttcacctgcatccggagaaactgtgacccccattgacaatggactgggactgaacttggcacagagaagccccatgaccaactgaacatactgcaggggtttgaggGAATGGACATTGATtttaggagttgtggttcacctgcatccagaaagcactgaacccagccaacgccaggtctggaccaaattttccacaaagacccaacatggccaactgtgcatacaggccttgTTTGGGAGTTATTGACCTCGGatctggcagttgtagttcacccttatccagagagccttAAATCCAgccgatgacggatctggaccaaacttggcacacagacccaacatgaccaactgcaAATACTGTCAGGGTTTGTGGGTAATTGCCCTAGGAATCTGGGAATTGTTGTTcactcttatccagagagcacttaacccagccaatgatggatctggaccaaacttcagtgatattacctaacatcccaaaacaaacaacacCCTCTTCTAATAATCTGGGCACGGCCAGGTCCccaagataataatataataaatataataatataaatacaatatattattattattattaataataataatatctcaaatatcctaggcccttgggagGAGCCAAATATTCAGAGACGAATCCCAGActcttggacctaatgtgcatgtgtgctgtgttgttatgtacatgtaaaatatcgtaatataaatataataaatataataataatacaaataaaatattgtaataCTAATGCTGTCCAACAACAACCCTGCACACAGCACTcttcctagagcagtgtttctcaacctgggagtcaggacccctgggggggttacAAGGTGGTTTCAGagtggtcgccaaagatcatcaaaaAGCATATATttcagatggtcttaggaacccttttggtagagaaggcagaagatctctccgcctgtccttctcttcctttttggaaacagggccaatcctcccaccaaaagccctcctcctctgtGATTGGCCGACCTcgcagccaaggggagggctgtttctgaaactccaagcagggaggggaggcctgctcggcacatggcagcatggtgcacatgtgcaagtGAGGGATAGCATGCAAAGCTGGTAGGAGGCACTAGTGAGTCTCTTCAAAAcctgggagttttgtgtgtgaagtttggcccaattctcttgttggtggggttcggaatgctctttgattgtaggtgaactagaaattccagaaactacaactcccaaatgtcagggtctattttccccaaactccaccagtgttcacatttggcatattgagtatttgtgccaagtttggtccagatctatcaacttttgagtccacagtgctctttggatgtaggtgaactacaactccaaaactcaagctcaatgcccaccaaaccctccctgtattttctgttggtcgtgggagttctgtgtgccaaattgggttcaattccatcattggtggagctcagaatgctctgttatgaagtagcaacaaaaataatgttatggttggggggcaccacaacatgaggaactgtattaaggggtcacagcattagaaaggttgagaaacactgtcctagaggctGGGAATGTCCCTTTGGAGAGGGGGGTGGAAATTCCGCTCTCCAATACCACCAACGCGCCCCCAGTTTGGAAAGGAACTTGTAATGAGGACTCAGTTCTTACTTGAAGTAGCGGTTGGGCTTGTAATGCACCTTCATGTGTCCCATCAAACTTTGCATGTCAGGGAACAACTCTGCGCAGCCCAGTGTCGAGCAGCGGAAGGTTTTCCCTAGGAGAGAAACAGCCAACAGAGAAAAGGAGGGTGTCACAcgcaaaaatataatatatattttcacaTTAGGCAGCAACTTgttcctcttttttttaaaaagtcatcttGCAATACCTTAAATCTAACCATTTCCAATGTTTTTTCACCTTTGTTTACATGGAATTTTCATTCTTTCCAAGTTGGTAAAGATTGAAACCCAAACACAGCCTCTTTCGTAAGAACACTGATCCAAAGGGCTGCAGTGCTGCCTCTGGGAGAACAAGGTTAGACCAGATAACTTTTAATCTCCTTCCGTGTTTTACTGTAAGcatcgttttttttttttaaaggtgagaCTTTTTGTATAGTTTCACCTTTGGAACGACTTGGAAAAACCCCGTTTCTCCCCTAAAGTATTTTGTTCCACTTTTGTCCTACTATTTCCCCAATAATTTGTGGATAAgggaaacattttgaaatttgatGGGCTCACAGTAGTCAATGTGTTCAAGGA encodes:
- the ZNF414 gene encoding zinc finger protein 414, with the protein product MEKTPATASTLPDAELPLPEPGVSPTRIRGKAQEEKLLPPVLEMPPRPSLSGSHNVGLWGIQSQHSSGIRNQDLRLPKHRPAPGKRYQCTGDGCRLACRSMPELLEHMRAHFRPTQSLEGKTFRCSTLGCAELFPDMQSLMGHMKVHYKPNRYFKCENCMSRFRTHRSLFKHLHSCLDAAASRHSFPTEKPPSVTGKELEELPKLQSVLQSIRKDTVLPMKKEVTEDAPDDSLPIELHGDIGSSSTEPGPISSTAAHSFPLLEQSLFGPSTLDRFSGSVPGPFLPYMHPPGYGLSPTAVQNRLRPFLPGQGLPVSNAIWKKSQGHSSNSRIVWEHTRGRYNCLQCPYSTASREEMTQHTEEHRKNPSPPGRLDGEMDFGVTIPSFHPKLTPSDVEDPLFSPL